The genome window GCGTTGCCGGCCTGCACGCGAAACGGCCGCGTGGCAATCACCCGCTCGTCCGTCCACTCCTGTACGAACACAAGCTGCGTGAGACGCAGTGAGCCGAAGAGCAGCCGCAACTCATACACCCCCGGCCGCGCGGGGGCTCGGATCTCGGTCCGAAAGCGAGCGGCCCCCTTTCCATCGGGCCGCAGCTTCAACCGATAGCTGGCCGCCACGAACTCTCCCGAATCAAGAGACGAACGACTGACCAGTTCCGCGCGCAAGAGCGGCACCGGCTTGTGCTGGTTCGCCTTGGCATGACGGCCCCAATCGCCTGAGCTGCGGCTCGGGTTCCACCACCAGCGATCCACGTCGAGCGGGATCGTCCCTGACAGCAGGAATTTCTCGCCGGCCGGCACGCCGCGATCCGCCCCCGCGGCCGTTTCGCCGGTGCCCCATGCGAGTGCCTGGACTCCGTCCTTCGAGGTCGTCGCCGCGACGGCGGGAGGGACCGCGTCGCCATAGGCGTACCAGTCCGTCGACACGGCGAAGTACATAAGCGCGATCGTCAAAAGACCCGCCCCGCACAGCAGCGCACTTCGTCTGGACATCGCGTGACTCCGCCACGGAAGAGCTCACCCGCGCCGGAGAGGACTCCGGTCGCGTCGAGCGGATTGTCGATCCCCGTTCAAAAGGGCCCCACGATGTCGTTTCCGTTCCGGGAGCCGAGATGCCGCCAGGTCTTCTGGTCAATGGCGTCGGAAACGAACCGCACGCCGCCATCGCACAACAGCAGAGTCACACCCCCCGTATGAAAACTCGTGGGCGTGCGGGCTGCGGTGAACGACAGCAACTCATCGGGCGGGGTGTTCAGGCAGCCGGGACGATTGGGCGGCACGAGGTGGTTGTAGCGTCTCTCGTCCCCGCCTGAGACCATCGTGAAGCCTTGCAACAGGCCAGGCACGGACGTCAGATGATTGCTGGGGTCCAGGCACTGCTCAGTGAAAAGATGCTCTTCACCGGCTTTCCAGGAACGGTCCAGGTGCCACAGATACCGGTTCGGGTCCCGCCGCGCCACCGCAACGTCCCGCTGTTTGTACGGATGGTCGTTCGCCCCGATCACCCCCTCGGAAAACATTGCGGTCGCCGACAGTCCGTCAGTGACATCGCGGAATCGGAATCGTTCGTATCCCATGTAGAAACCGTCGTGGGCAAAGTCGCTTCCCTCGTTGATCCGATAGTTCACGTGGAGATGACCGGCGAGGGCATACGGGTCGTCCGGGCAGCGATACAGCGGAGGACTGAGGAAGGGGCCGACGCGGGCGGCGGGAGGCTTGCCAAGCTCGGCGTGCAGCGCCGCCTGCTCGACATAGGGGAGGAGGTCGTAAAGCGGATTGCTGGCGAAGGGAAGCTCTTCCCGCGCCTGATGGAAATTCTGCGTGGCGACGCCGATCTCCTGCAGATGCGCCGCGCACTCGGTCCGCCGCGCCGCGGCTCGGGCGGCGTGCACGGCCGGCAGGACGATCGCCATCAGAAGGGACAGCACGCCGATTGCGACGAGCAGTTCCACCAGAGTCACTCCGGCCCGGAGAGGACGCTTCAAACACATCGTTTTGTCACTCCCTGAAGGGGACAGTGAATGCCCGGTCGGCCTGCGATGTCCGTTCTGGCTCTTCCCGTTCCTCGGTGGAATCCGGTGGCCCGGGCCGGCCCCCTGGACCCGGGGCCCGAGCTTCGAGTCACATCGGGTCCGGAAGGTCGAAACCGGTGGTGAAGTGGTTTCCTCCGGCGATCACCGAAACGGCCGTCAGCGCCCAAAGACCCTTTTTCATGACCGGCCCCTCCGTGTCGTCCCCATCCTGTCATGGGAGAACAGAGAGTTAGCTTACCGATGCCGGCCGCTCGTTGCGAAGACGAGGTGCCCCGACGGCCTACGGTCGACGCCGCTCCTGACTTGGGCGGTTCCGCAAGAAAGTGCCTCCGCCGGCCAACGCGGTCCGCCCTGGCCCCGGGCTACGATCCTCACTGCGCTGGGACGACGCGACCCGTGGGAGGTCAGTTCCCTTCCGCGACCGCCACCGCGGGACGGGCGATCCGGTAGCAGGCCAGACCGGTCTTCAGCCGAAGGATCAGCCGTCCGTCGGCCATTGCGGGGGAAGTGCATTCCACGAGACCGCGGTCGAGCACCTCGGATTTCCAGACGGTCTCGCGCTTCGTCGAATCCAGCTTGCCGAGGCCGATCCATTCGCGGTGCTGGTCGGGAGTCGCCATGACGCCGGCGGCGTTGAAGCGGGCTTCGATCGCCTGATCCCCCTTCCCCGCCGTCGGCCGCACAATCCATAGACCCTGGTCGGCCAGGATCACGCGATCGCCGACGATGAGCGGGGAACTGAACTCCGATTTCGCGAGATCGAGCCGGTCGCTGCGGATCGGCTTGCCCGTCTCCAGATCGAGGCAGGTCAGCGTCGCATCGCCCGCGACCACGACGGTCTCGCCGGAGACCGACGGGCTCGAGCCCGGGTCGGCGGCGCGATGGTAGGACCAGAGCTTCCGGGGCGTCGCGCCAAGCTCGTAGCAGCCCACGCCCCCTTTGCGGCTGGTCCCGTAGGTGACCATCCGGTCGCCGGAGATCACCGGAGTCGAGTTCTCCGCGCCGGTGTCGAGCCGCCACAGCTCGCGGCCGTCCGAGGCACGAACGCCGACCGTCTTGTTCCCCTTGATGTTGACCACGGCGACCGCTCCCTCGGGGCCCTGCCAGAGGGATGGACTCGAATGAACGCCCGGGCAGCTCTCGCCGGCGTCCCAAGCGAGATCCCCCGTCTTCAGGTCAAAGGCCCGGAGCGTGTCGAGGAGGACGATCGCCTTCCCTTCGGCAAGCGCGACGGAGGAGGAGACCGGCTCGTCGAGGTCGGGGCCCGACTGCCGCGTGACCCACACGACCGCGCCGTCCGCTTCCGCGACGGCATGGACCTGCCGGTCCGATCCGACGACGTAGAGCACTCCCTCGCGGGCCGCCGGGGTGCTGGACTGCCCCCACCGGACATACCGTCCCTCCCACTGCGTCTCCCACAGCGGCTCGCCGGTTCTCAGATCGAAGCAGTGGAGCCGGTCCTCAAAGAGGGTCGAGGCCCGGGCCCGGACGGCCGCTTCCCGCGCCTGGTCCGCGTCGTACCGGGAGAGTTCCGTGGGAGACATCTCCGCTTTCTTCTCGGGCGTCAGGGACGGGTATTCCGGCTCGTCGAGCGTGACCCCTGGACGCGGCCGCGAGTGATAGGTGAACAGAAACACGCGGTCGCCGGAGACGATGGGACTCCCCCACCCTCCCGCGAGGGCATCGCCAGTCCGCCATTCGGGCACTAGTCCAGTCGCGGGCAACCGGTCGATGACGTCGAGCCGTTCCGCCGGCACGACGCCGGTCCGGGTCGGCCCCAGCCACTGCGGCCAGTCGTCGGCGGACGCGGTCGAGTTCCAGAGGGCATTCACCGTCAGGACAAGGCACAGGACAGACCGCGACATATCGTTCCCTCCGAGATGCGGTTCAGGCGGTGCAGTTCGCGTGCCCGGGCGATCCGCACTGCGGATCGCTGAAGGTCGGGGGAGCCCGGTTCCCAACGAGGGGGCATGCCCTTTGCGAACTGTCCGGTCACAGCGCAGCCGGAAATCGAATCCGCGATCGACGGTCCCTCACCCGCCCCGAGGCTGTGCTCACGGGTGGCGACCGTCCTCGACACGAGATTGCTGGCCGCTCGACGGGTCAGCCGGAGGGAGGCTCTGATGAATCGGCTGATCGGAACGACGCTGGTGGCCCTGATGATTCCCGCCGTTGCCTTGGGCGACGACTGGAAGGGGGGCGGGAAGGGATGGAAGGACAAGGACTGGAAAGGTTCGAAAGAAGGTGGATGGAAGGCGAAGGACTGGAAGGACGGAGATGGGGACTGGGACGATGACGATGGCCCCCCGGGCTGGTCGCGCGGTCGCGGTTCGTGGGATGGGCAATGGTCTCCATCGGCCCCGTACGGCCAGGTCCCGTTTAGCGGACAACGCATCGACATCGGCGGAGCCAGTCTGTGGATCGAGTCCAATCGGTCCAGCCTCATTCCGTGGTCCACGGAAACGCCCCAGGAAGTCCAGCCGGCGCGCGGTCTCTCTCCGGAGCAGGAACTGGCCGAAGCCGATGATGGAGCGCTGCGACGGGTGGGCTACGAGTCGCTCGTCGCCTTCGACGGGTGGCTGGCTCAGATCCCGGCCGGCGAGTTGTGGCGGCGCCATTTCGGGACCCGCGCCGGTCTCGAGCTGCTGAGTCCAAACCGCGACGCGGCCCGGTTCCCCGAAGACCAGGCGGCCTTCGCTGGGATGCTCGCGACGTTCGACGAGGCGGTCGAGAACGCCGACCTGGCCGCCATCACGCAAACGGACGAATTCCGGAGGTCTCGCGCAGCCCTCCGCGAGCTGGCCGCGCCGGCGGACGAACGACTCGTGCGGCAGTTGTCATTCCGTGCCCGGGATCTGAATCGCTCGCTGGCGAGGCTCAACACCGGTCCGAAGTGGCAGCGCTACCTCGCCCTCCCCGACGACATTGTCGCCGCCGCCGACCGGCCCTCCGACATCACGCGGCCCACTCGCGGAGTCGACCGGGCCGCGCTGATTCCTGTGCTGGAGCGTTTTGAGGTCGTGAGCCGCAGTCCCGAGTTCCGGAGCGTCGCGGCGCTGCCGGCGTTTGCCGCGACCCACGAGAAGCTGACTGCCCTCCTCCGTCCGCAGCCCGCGGCGCAGCTGGCACCCCAACCGGCACCTCAGCCGGCGCCTCAACTGGCGCCGGAACCCGCTCCCCCTCCGGCCCTGGAAGCGGCCCCCCAGCCCGCCCGTCAAGCCGCGCCGCAGCCGACGCTGGAAGCGGCCGGGCCGCCCCTGCTCCCGGCGGCGCCACAGCCTCGCTAGGTCCAGCTCCGGACACGTATCGCGACGCCTGGCAGGCAACTCCTG of Planctomyces sp. SH-PL14 contains these proteins:
- a CDS encoding DUF1559 domain-containing protein; this translates as MCLKRPLRAGVTLVELLVAIGVLSLLMAIVLPAVHAARAAARRTECAAHLQEIGVATQNFHQAREELPFASNPLYDLLPYVEQAALHAELGKPPAARVGPFLSPPLYRCPDDPYALAGHLHVNYRINEGSDFAHDGFYMGYERFRFRDVTDGLSATAMFSEGVIGANDHPYKQRDVAVARRDPNRYLWHLDRSWKAGEEHLFTEQCLDPSNHLTSVPGLLQGFTMVSGGDERRYNHLVPPNRPGCLNTPPDELLSFTAARTPTSFHTGGVTLLLCDGGVRFVSDAIDQKTWRHLGSRNGNDIVGPF
- a CDS encoding PQQ-binding-like beta-propeller repeat protein is translated as MSRSVLCLVLTVNALWNSTASADDWPQWLGPTRTGVVPAERLDVIDRLPATGLVPEWRTGDALAGGWGSPIVSGDRVFLFTYHSRPRPGVTLDEPEYPSLTPEKKAEMSPTELSRYDADQAREAAVRARASTLFEDRLHCFDLRTGEPLWETQWEGRYVRWGQSSTPAAREGVLYVVGSDRQVHAVAEADGAVVWVTRQSGPDLDEPVSSSVALAEGKAIVLLDTLRAFDLKTGDLAWDAGESCPGVHSSPSLWQGPEGAVAVVNIKGNKTVGVRASDGRELWRLDTGAENSTPVISGDRMVTYGTSRKGGVGCYELGATPRKLWSYHRAADPGSSPSVSGETVVVAGDATLTCLDLETGKPIRSDRLDLAKSEFSSPLIVGDRVILADQGLWIVRPTAGKGDQAIEARFNAAGVMATPDQHREWIGLGKLDSTKRETVWKSEVLDRGLVECTSPAMADGRLILRLKTGLACYRIARPAVAVAEGN